The Sandaracinus amylolyticus genomic interval CGTCGAGACGGTGCTCAACAAGAGCCTCGCGAGCGACCTCGACACGTCGCAGATCCTCGTGAAGTTGATCAAGAGCGGCTACCTGCGCGTGGAGTGAACGTCACGCCGATCCACCACAGCAGTGAGAGGTGAGCGTGAGGTCCGATCGCTACGTGCTGCTCGAGCGGATCGGCGTCGGAGGCATGGCCGAGGTCTTCCGCGCCTCGGTGCGAGGCGCCGAGGGGTTCGAGAGGCCCATCGCGATCAAGCGCATCCTCCCCGAGCTGTCGCAGGACGCCGACTTCGTCCGGATGTTCGTGGACGAGGCGAAGATCGCGGTGCAGCTCCAGCACCCGAACATCGTCCAGATCTTCGATCTCGGGCGCGAGGGCGGCGAGTACTTCATCGCGATGGAGCTCGTGCACGGCAAGGACCTGCGCGCGATCCAGGTGCGCGCGAGGCAGGCCGGCGCGAAGCTGCCGCTCGCGGTGTCGCTGCACATCGTGATGAAGGTCTGCGAGGCCCTCCATCACGCGCACTGCGCGGTGTCGCACCACGGGCGGCCGCTCTGCGTCGTGCATCGCGACGTCACGCCGCAGAACGTGCTGCTCTCGTACGACGGCGAGGTGAAGGTCACGGACTTCGGGCTCGCCAAGGCCGTGGGACGCGCGACCGAGACGCGCGCCGGCGTCGTGAAGGGCAAGCTCGCGTACATGGCGCCCGAGTCGTTCACCGGGCTCGGCGTCGATCATCGCAGCGACGTGTTCGGCGCGGGCATCCTGCTCTGGGAGATGCTCAGCGGGCGGCGCTTGTTCGTCGGCGCGAACGACATGGAGACGGTCGAGAAGGCGCGCCTCGCGATCGTGCCTTCGCTGCGGATGATCGATCCGTCGATCCCGCCCGAGGTCGAGCGCATCGTGCGCACCGCGCTCGCGCGCGATCGCGAGCATCGCTACCCGACGGCCGAGGCGTTCCACGAAGAGCTCGAGGCCTTCGCGTACGGCAACCAGGAGTTCCTCACGACCGCGTCGCTCGCGAGCTGGCTGCGCGAGTGGTTCCCGCCGCCTCCGCCGGCGATCGTGCCTCCGCGCGGGCGCGACGTCGCGACGCGCGAGATCCGCCTCGACGAGGTCGGCGCGCCGTCGCGCGAGCG includes:
- a CDS encoding serine/threonine-protein kinase translates to MRSDRYVLLERIGVGGMAEVFRASVRGAEGFERPIAIKRILPELSQDADFVRMFVDEAKIAVQLQHPNIVQIFDLGREGGEYFIAMELVHGKDLRAIQVRARQAGAKLPLAVSLHIVMKVCEALHHAHCAVSHHGRPLCVVHRDVTPQNVLLSYDGEVKVTDFGLAKAVGRATETRAGVVKGKLAYMAPESFTGLGVDHRSDVFGAGILLWEMLSGRRLFVGANDMETVEKARLAIVPSLRMIDPSIPPEVERIVRTALARDREHRYPTAEAFHEELEAFAYGNQEFLTTASLASWLREWFPPPPPAIVPPRGRDVATREIRLDEVGAPSRERAPETIPPDALFDDDSDEVQAIGDEDMREMLDTMPPVDALDDAPRIVPDAFDDTTGRAAPRADAFDDVTGRLVPTFPDAFDDTTGKMMPAIADALVTEMRYDRELVQTVPHARITTTRDGERRAPQVPTDLGATPLDPAPAAPAGPGTHALSWDDDEDKTVVGPRDE